The following coding sequences are from one Scylla paramamosain isolate STU-SP2022 chromosome 21, ASM3559412v1, whole genome shotgun sequence window:
- the LOC135111126 gene encoding CD63 antigen-like, whose translation MGCVSKYGLLTINFFVVAFGLCVVGVSAAILRQNTIYGVVLSNLFYSVPLTTLLAGIFLTCLGVLGCLGAIKEHPVLLKIYAAVVMVLLIVAMTAGITMLVFTANTSSFLVRGMTNVFNEYGSEDKEYLTHDLDIFQHTMHCCGIVSYTDWANFTYGNNTNVADGCCRNQTLGCGEGLLQNPQVEDLVYMKGCLSFVVNAFDAICLTLGILTFALVCFQALSIAWACIIAKDSRRYAHI comes from the exons ATGGGCTGCGTCAGCAAGTATGGTCTTCTCACAATCAATTTCTTCGTGGTG GCCTTCGGGCTTTGCGTGGTCGGGGTGTCGGCAGCCATCCTCCGCCAGAACACCATCTACGGGGTGGTGCTCTCCAACTTATTCTACTCGGTGCCCCTGACAACCCTACTGGCGGGCATATTCCTCACATGTCTAGGGGTGCTGGGCTGTCTCGGCGCCATCAAGGAGCATCCAGTACTCCTCAAAATA TACGCGGCAGTGGTCATGGTGCTACTCATCGTGGCAATGACCGCAGGCATCACGATGTTAGTCTTCACGGCCAACACGTCCAGCTTCCTCGTGCGCGGCATGACCAACGTCTTCAATGAGTACGGCAGCGAGGACAAGGAATACCTCACCCACGACCTTGACATTTTCCAACACACG ATGCATTGCTGCGGCATCGTCAGCTATACTGACTGGGCTAACTTCACCTACGGTAACAATACTAACGTGGCTGACGGCTGCTGTAGAAACCAGACGTTGGGTTGTGGGGAGGGGTTACTGCAGAACCCTCAGGTGGAGGACCTGGTGTACATGAAGGGTTGTCTCTCCTTCGTCGTAAATGCTTTCGATGCCATCTGTCTGACGCTCGGGATCCTCACCTTTGCTCTTGTTTGCTTCCAg GCTCTGAGCATTGCCTGGGCTTGTATCATCGCTAAGGACTCGAGGAGATACGCGCACATTTAA
- the LOC135111125 gene encoding leukocyte surface antigen CD53-like, whose protein sequence is MGCFTKLALFIVNFAIFAAGVAVVALASMIINTDNTYGNLLINGIFTLPIIILIAGLIIVIIGFLGCCGALKGSSCMLKTYAFIIIVLLIAEITLGILLLIYPNKAEEAIKDGMDKVFYNYGIDEATEKSIDAIESDLKCCGVDGYMDWKNYPYGQGGNVSRGCCIEDDSDECFMNKNNLPEEEAQKYIYTKGCYAALKDDLKDETIALGVVLFIMAIVQVLAVTCACGLAKKSSGSTHYA, encoded by the exons ATGGGGTGTTTCACAAAGTTAGCCTTGTTCATCGTCAACTTCGCCATCTTC gcAGCTGGAGTGGCAGTAGTTGCCTTGGCGTCCATGATAATCAACACAGACAACACATATGGAAACTTGCTTATAAATGGGATTTTCACTCTCCCCATCATAATTCTGATTGCTGGACTAATCATTGTGATCATTGGCTTCCTTGGATGCTGTGGTGCACTGAAGGGAAGTTCCTGCATGCTAAAAACT TATGCATTCATCATCATAGTACTGCTGATTGCTGAGATTACGTTGGGTATTCTGCTGCTGATTTACCCCAACAAAGCTGAAGAAGCCATCAAGGATGGAATGGATAAGGTCTTCTACAACTATGGTATTGATGAAGCCACTGAAAAATCCATTGATGCCATAGAGAGTGAT CTTAAATGCTGTGGTGTAGATGGCTACATGGATTGGAAGAACTATCCCTATGGTCAAGGTGGCAATGTGAGCAGGGGATGCTGCATTGAAGATGACTCTGATGAATGCTTCATGAACAAGAATAATTTGCCTGAGGAGGAAGCACAGAAGTACATCTACACAAAAGGCTGTTATGCTGCACTGAAAGATGATCTCAAGGATGAGACCATTGCTTTAGGAGTGGTCCTTTTCATCATGGCTATTGTGCAG GTCCTTGCTGTTACCTGTGCTTGTGGCCTCGCCAAGAAGTCTAGTGGCAGTACCCACTATGCCTAG